A genomic region of Metopolophium dirhodum isolate CAU chromosome 1, ASM1992520v1, whole genome shotgun sequence contains the following coding sequences:
- the LOC132934456 gene encoding SCAN domain-containing protein 3-like — translation MSRKRKYDDSYIKYGFTEIEVNREIRPQCVICTIVLSNDALKPAKLQRHLHTMHPTLKDRPPEFFERKCKSLKKMKLGPSGVNVALLQQVLTASFEISQLISKSKKAHSIGETLIKPSLLIAANIFGEDAKKKIQNMPLSNNTIKARIGKMSCDIEEQLLGKIKSSLYFALQCDETTDIEQCCQLLVFVRFLDFGDKTIKEELLLSSVLETTSKGIDVMQIKKNNLKPFLCKS, via the coding sequence ATGTCAAGAAAGAGGAAATATgatgatagttatattaaatatggatTCACTGAAATTGAAGTAAATCGAGAAATAAGACCTCAATGTGTGATATGTACTATTGTGCTTAGTAACGATGCTTTGAAACCAGCAAAGCTACAGCGGCATTTGCATACGATGCATCCTACGCTCAAAGACCGACCACCCGAATTTTTTGAAAGAAAATGTAAAAGCTTAAAGAAAATGAAACTAGGACCAAGTGGGGTGAATGTCGCATTATTACAGCAAGTGCTAACTGCATCATTTGAAATCTCCCAACTAATCAGTAAGTCAAAAAAAGCACACAGTATCGGCGAAACATTAATTAAGCCTAGCTTGCTAATAGCTGCGAACATTTTCGGTGAAGATGCCAagaaaaagattcaaaatatgccACTGtccaataatacaataaaggcACGAATTGGAAAAATGTCATGCGATATCGAAGAGCAACTACtaggtaaaattaaaagttcCCTTTACTTCGCTCTTCAATGTGATGAAACTACTGACATTGAGCAATGTTgccagttattagtttttgtgcGGTTTTTAGACTTTGGGGATAAGACCATAAAAGAAGAGTTATTGCTGTCAAGTGTACTTGAGACAACGTCAAAAGGGATTGATGTAatgcaaatcaaaaaaaataatttgaaacccTTTTTGTGCAAAAGTTGA